gacatcatatatatatatatgtaaatatatatgtaaatgtgtgatgGAATTCTAAAtagttttttggggtttttttggcaTTATGAGCAAGAAAACATGAAGCTGGTCAAGTAGAGAAGACAGAGTGGGGTGAGAGAAGTAAACGTTAAGAGCAAGGTCACAgccatttcttttaaattgtgtcagaaagcaaatgtcttgtttttgagGTATTACCCTGTAGCCTCCCAGATGTCCATGTAGCTTGTCCTTGCGTACACGTGTCCAGCTAACCTTGACCACTGAGCTGTTCatcacctccacagctacaTTATCAGGTGCAGCAGAAGGAACTGCACAAGTAAACATACATTAGAATATACAGTGCAGTTTAGCTGAAAGCTACTCCGTTAAAAACTGGGCAGTGAGGCAAGACTTGAAGCATGACCTTGGAAACCACTATTTCTTATTAAAGCTACTTCAGAAATGAACGaatgaacaaaagacaaaaaaacgtAACAACTAGCTACTAGCTTTAGAAATCACCCATTTACTTGAACAACTAGTGGGATGGGACTTAATTACTACAACCCTAAAAGCTAAATAACCACATTTGATAAAAGCTACAGCAGTGAGAATTGTCATGACCTGATGTGATCTCCTGGGGGCAAGTCCAAAAGAAAGCTAAACAcagcaaatacagtaaatctCTGTACAGACTGCTTCTCCAGAGAAAGCCCTACAGTCCACTACTTTAAATCTCCAAATTACAAAGCTTATGAATGCCATTTCACAAAGTCCACCTGAACACTGGAGCAGAAAATACCACAGTTAAACagaaaggagggaaaaaaaaggttttaattaaACCACATATTTCTCCATGAAATCACACATCCTCAAACTACACTTTGCATTTAGGCAGCTCCAAGTGGCAGCAAGAGGTGAGCAAGAGTCTGTTTGTAAAATTCCAGAcataattagtttaaaaaataaacatagcaATAAACATAGcaataggaaaataaaaaattacactgtaAGTCAGGAAGTCTGGCTTTCTAGTTCTCTGACAAGGATTTAATCAgaatttacatatatattttattattggatATTTCTTTGAGGATATGTCGCTGTGAAGGATTCTTCTTACATTACAAATAGCCATTTTATCAATTTCTAGTCAAAACAAATAATGCAGCTCTAAATTATATCAACAAAGATCACTACTTACAGTCCTCTCCTGAATAGCCAGTCACTATTCTTGGCTCGGGCCCCCAGCCTTGATTGTTCCTGGCTTGGATTTTGATCTCATAGGGCACAAAGGTGGGAGTGTTCTTTACAACAAATGAGTGTCTCTTCACCATGTGTTCCTGCCAGTCCTCCTCCATGTCCTGTCTCCTGTAACTGACCTTATACTCCAGGCCAGGACCATTGTGTTCGATGGGTAACAAGGGCTGAAGaatggaagaggaaaaaaacaacaagggTGAGAAGGGTTTCATAGCGACTTTTATAGTTGCATAAGATGCTTCTTATGTTTCACTGCTCAATGTTACTGCCTCTGTAGGATTAAAATGACAAGCTAGCCCAGGAAACTGTGCTTGGAACACTGGCAGTGTTTTATCCGACTATCTAATAAAACACTAGAACAACTGACCTGGTCTTGCAGCAAGGCTTTTCTTTGATACAGGGCTTGCTAAGACATTGTAGATGAAAAGATTAATCTCTTCACAAAAGTTGGACCATGAGAAATAGAATGAGATACCATTATCCACAAAAGCAAATCATTAACAGTGGGAGAGCTCATGAATCCAAGATTCGGGGGCTACATTACCATGACAGGGCAACCAGATAATAAGTGAAGGAGAGATTCATCTTTCTACAATAAAGCTGAATATATTACTGCGTGcactaaaagaaaagtttcccttttttttcataggcccctttctctttttaatcaaagaaaaGGAGCAGCTTTCAGTGAAAACTCATTCACAGTGATCCCAGGAAATGGCTTTTGTAAAGATCTGAACCACAGAATAAGAAACATCAAAAGTGAGCTATTTCTATTTCCTAAATTTCTATTGGTAATTGCCTATGAAACATTGATAAAACTTCATCTCTGTTCTCTTAGGGAAATTCTTTGGCTTTCAAAAAAATCTTGCAGATGTGAATAATTCACTATGCAAAGGTAACCTACATAACAGAATTTGCAGTAAGAGGAGGATAACAAAAGAGCAAATGCTATTTCTTACCTCCCAGTTGATATCCATTTCATGTGGCAAATGACCTTCGATTTTGATATTTTCAGGGTTCTTGTCAGGGGCTATAGAGAAGAAAGAATATAGATTTTGTCGGCATTATTAGTGGAAGAAATCTCCAGTGAAATAGGCACACAAGAGAGCAGATTTTCAACAAGAGTGGAATCAATTATGTGGCAGGTCTGAGTGTTTTAAAGttcacagagcagcagtgttGGCAGTTCAAGTGGCCTGGAGGGCCTTATCAAAAAGtataataaacaatgaaaagagGAAACCTCAGACCTGCTGGGGGGGTTTTGTATCTCTCTGTGGGCTCGCTGGGAGGACCTCTTCCTACAGCATTGATTCCAAACACGCGCAAGCGATAGTCAACGTGTCCGTGGAGTTTGAGGACAGCTGAGTTGTGGTTCCCAGGTACACGGAGCAGCTCTTTCCAGTTTCCTGGCTCCCACTGGCTTTCCTCGTACTCGATAATAAACTCtgttgacagaaagaaagacaatcAGGGCCGTCCCTAACTGCAACAATTCTTGCCAGAGGATTGCTTATCTAACCACCAGCTGTGCGGAAAACTCCTCAAAGCCTGCTGTGGGCTTGTATATTCCTCAGGGAACCTAATCATAATTCGCGCTTGAATGAATCAATAATAGATTCAAATTGTACAAGAACGTATCTAGCAAATCTATTTACATGCAGAATGATACCCAAAAATGTGTATGACATATTAATACTGTGCACTGAAACAAGCATTTATTCATTATGTACTAAACTGACATCTGCACAGACAAATACTCCTTTTACCTGTGGTTGAGCTGTTGTGATCGTCCCCAGGGATCCATTTCAGTTTCACACTTCTGCTCTTGTGGTCAGACAGTACCAGGTCCTCTGGTGCATCAGGGACATCTGAAAACCATCCCAACAACATGGTTTTTAAAATCACAGATACATCAATGTCTACAGCAAAGCTCAAACAAATCATCCCAAGAGTGAGAGGATGTGAAATGGACTGCATGGCTGCACAGGCAGGAGCTATTTCTTTAAGACTTTAGGACATCAACggtatttcaaattttaaaaaaagccgGCTGTCAGACACAGTACAGCACTAATAAAGCCGTGGTCTGAATGCTCACGCTCAGCTTTGGCTTCTTGACATATTGATCCATGTGTGAATGTACCATACGTTAATGCACCAACAGCTTCCTCTGCTCCTTTGGTCTTTTGGAGCAGAAGTGTCGTTCACCTATTAGCTCACCTAACACCATGAGCAATGCTGAGGCCGTATCTTGGTCTACTGGAGTTCTTGCCACACACGTGTATACACCCTGGTCCCTGTGGCTTACATTGATAATCAGAAGAATCCCATCCTCCACAATGTATCTGTTGGCAGAAAGGTGGAGACAGAATATTGATGGACGAAACTGAAATCTAATATGACTTTTCCAGCTGGGATTAAGGCTGCAATgctgtgaaaaataaagaaataaaaaatccacCTTGAATTCTCTGTGTAGTTGAGAGCTATCTCCATATCATCTTTTTCCCACAGGAGCTCAAAGTCATTGCTGAAGGACTTGTCGTACTCTGCCAGGCATGAGAGCTGGGCCCTGGTACCTATTAAGATCTGCTGGTCCTCTGGGGCCACAGCAATTCTAGTGGGATCTTCCATAGGCAGAGCTGTATTACTTACATTTCAGGGATTGTGAATCActgcaaacactttttttgtcatttagaaatgtttaccTTTCACGTAGAGCATGGCATCGATGGCAGACGTGCCCTCTGTGTTTTTGGCTAAACATGTGTACTGTCCCGTGTCACCTTTCTCCGTGCTGTAGATTTCCAACGACCCATTGTCATGAACTGTAAACCTTGGCCCTTCCACAGATTCAGAGGAGTCTTCAATGCTCCtgaacattcagaaaaaaagaaaacacctaTTAAAGTCTCAGAGTTCTCTTAGGTCAAATCAATTATGAGCACAGCAGCAGTCTAAATGGATAAACAGTGCACCATGGcaggaaagaagaaataaaagttaCTGAGTAGAACATTGTTGTTGAGTGACAAATGGGATTTAAAGAAACAGCAGCTTAAGACTAGAGAAAGAAAGGCACTGTATGCCTCAACCAGTTGAGATCTACTGCTCTCTGCTGGTCTATAAGGAAACAGTGTACACCTACCAAGTGATCgtggagggaggagagctgAAGACCTTGCAGTGCATCATCACTCCCTTCCCCTCTACAGCGGAGTAATCCTCCCCTTCCTTGGTCAAAATCATAGGTGGCAGATCTGCAAAGACCAGCAGTCATGAGTCTGAGGTTGTTACAAAAGTAGAGGCAGCTAGAGTTAGTTAGAAAGTTCGAAAAATGAAGTTCCATTGGGGAGCTCCTAAGACATTTAGACCTTGAAAGTTTTAAAAGCAGATAAAATGAGAATGGATTGAGGGAAATAATCATAGGCTAAATGAGGTGACAACACTGTTGCCTTATGTGTTCGCTAATTGTGGGCCCCTTTGTATAAAAACTGATTCAGCTGTCTGGTtgtcaaaaatgtgtaaatgtgaaaatgaaatcaaagcGGAAAACAATGGAATAATGAGTTAGCCGGGCATGCACACCTTATCAGTTGTAGCCAAAGCCTCCCATTAAAATGCTCTGTCTCTCCTAATTGTTTACAAAGGCAGCAGCAGGGACTTAGCATTCAGAGACTGTCCAGCTTTATTAACTCCTGTGTCACCAAGAACAAACTCCCCACGCTTGCGCAAAGTgacattttgtctgtgtttttttttttttttttatctgcacttCTAAAGCAGCACATGTTTGTCTTATGGCACTGAAATCAGTATGGAATTGAGGCGGAACTTGTTAACATATAAATGGCAGGGAACAGGGCTTGTTGCTCCACGGGGAGAGCTGCTACTCTGAATGAGGGAGTAAAGCTTGTAGACAGCCCTCCTTCCCAAGGCCCCTCGCTGCTTTATGGGCATATGCCAGCATCAGCGGCGGCTCTCTGGCTTGACACATCAGTCAGCAGTCTCCCAGTGACTCACTGCAAAGTCTGATACCTAACTCGCACTGTGAAACAAACACTTTGTCCAACAACTTTTGGTTTGTATTTTCATGTACTTGATTAAAAAACTATGCTAAAGCTGAACTTGGCTTACACAGCTGTGTCATACTTACTCATAATCATGATGTTTGCATTGGCCAGAAGGTTCCCGTGTCTGTTGGAGGCCTCACACTGATAAACTGCACTGTCAGATGCCTTGGCATTATGTAAAACGATGGTGTCACCAAACACCCTCCTGTTGGATGCAGGGGCCTCTGTAATACAGTCAAGAAAAAAATCAGCGTTTAAAGCAACATTCATGCCACgttaaatttacattaaacatAAGTAGTACAACATCAACAGGAAAGTTTACTTAAATCTTAAGTAAAAAATAAGATTTTCTAAATTCTTCCACCCTTAATGGTCCTGTCCTGCTATTGTTGGCTGAAAAAGTGACCAAGCACATCACCTCTATATACCTTCAGTCAATGATCATACTGCACTTTTGGCTGCTACTGCTTGACTGACCCTCCCTTCCCGTTCACAAATGTCTCATTGCTCTCCCACAAACTGATTTTTCTCCATCCTGAGGCCTGTTATGCAGTCAAATGTTGAATTAATAGTAATGCAAGTTCATAAGTACTTGTTCAATTAAAAGGCTGCTTTTGTAATTGGATTGACTCCAGATCCATTAGAAGAGAGTGCATACCATATTTTAGTTTCAAGGTTAATCCTCTGTTTGTTTAGAGGCTCTTTTGTACCGACTGCagaaaaatgtctaaatgaGACATACTGTCCTTTCCTTACTATGTTTAACGTAACATGACATGCACATTTTGGATTGGGAATACGTACAGTAAGCTCTGAAAGTAATAGTGATTTACAATTTGCATTAGTATAGTGGTATAGAAATATGCACTTGCAAGAAAAATTTGCAGAAACACCTACATTCGTACATATTTTttatctgttgttgtttttatttaatcaaatggTTGTGACTAGACccccaacaacaaaaaaagaaaaaaatatttatttttaggaaaGTAGAGCACAGAATATTGGTGCAATCAAATTTGCACCaatcttaaaatattaaaataagttaatgTCCAAAAAAAAGTTACGTGATTTTATATTTGGCTCTTTCTCTATAGGGAGAGTGCGACATCATCTTCAGTgtaaattagaattaaaaataatctaagAGAAACAGCTTTCTTTAGAAACTCATCAGTCTATACTTGTCTTGAGAGAGGAAGGTTGTTCTCTATAAGACAtaagcttttttctttaaactgccTTCCTATAGTCTCCTGAGACATGCTGCAACTGTATCCAATCAGGACCAAAGATGCAGTGGAAGGCCGAAGTGCACATCTGCCCAAGAACACAAATAGTTACAAGGTCTTGGAAAACAGCCACCTTACACTTCCTAACTTGGCTTTATTGTTGAATTGAGAAACCGGTGTGCACAGACCCTGTGTGTAGGAGACTCAGGTCAGCAGGCCTCATGGGCAGAGTTCCCAAGAATAAATCTACTAAAATGGcaaattgggggaaaaaaaagctttcagtgTGCCAAGATGTACAAACAGTGGACGTCAGATGACTAAAACAAAGTCTTGTGGACCAGTGAGTCAAGGTTTGAGGTGTTTGGATCCAAGTGAAAAACATGTGTCAGATACAGAGCTCAACAAAGGATGATAGATGCCTGCCTCAAACCATCAGGGAAGCATGGTGGTTGAAACACGAGGATCTGGGGATGCTTTGTCAATGGGAGAGTGAGCGATACGCATTATGTGGAAGGCATCCTCAGTCTTTATAGATACCCCTTCAAACTGAGGGGGCAATGGCTTGGCCAGCTCGATCACCAGATCTGAACCCCATCAAGCTGATGTGGGAAAACATGGACAaattctgtgctcaaatattcttaaaattaatttttgatACTGCTTTGTGTTCTGTGATCCATAAACAGCTATCAGATTTAATATAAACATCAAAAGATAACAAAGATACATAAGCGTTTAGAtgtttccagactttctcttgCTAGTGTGTATATGcaattcacaataaataaaaaaaaaagcatgtattTGGCCCATCTTGGCCTCTACTTTCCAACTGGATGACTGAAACCCAGCAGAGCAATGTTTTCCGCCAGTGTGCAGTTAAAAGGTGTGAGACACCCTTCCAAAATAAGacggaggagaaatcagattactaATATGTTGCGTGTATTTGCAGATTTTTAGAAACCAGCTTTCTTAAGTGAGTGCAGAATTCATTCTGTGATTACCAGGCAAAGCTTTTTTACTGGGGTAACATGGTTACATAAGTGCATATAAACGCAGTCCGTGAGTGGCATTATGGTAAGACAGATTGGTTTGGTCTATTTCTTTTTCCCTTAGATACTGTAcaatgtttgtgtctcagtggGTGGAATTCAATTTAAAGAACTCAAAGCTGTTGACAGCTCAGGATTATTCTCGCAGCATTTCACAAGTGCATTCCTTCAACATCCATTTAGTACTTGTggctttgcttgtttttctaCCCACTTTTTAACCAATCTTTGGCTCTGATGTTATGTCATGTAGTGTTCTAGAAGGGAAAGCAAAACAGCattaacatttagcatttaaggGACTGACCTTGCAAAGGTACACCATTTACCCTCCATGCCACAGTTGGCTGAGGAGTCCCCCTGGCCGAGCACTTGATGTACACATCTGAGCCAATCATACTGAGCTGACTCTCAGGTTCAAACACCCACTCTGGAGGCTCTGGGAACACACACGGTCATCATGATATTATCAGACTGAAGGGTGTCAGTATAAGAAATGCACTATGTATTTACAGACAGAGGACCTAATCTCTTTAACTGTTGTGCAGCGTTTATGGCTGCTTCACTGTCTCATGGTTCTCAAAATTACAGTTACTGTGTTATAGGTTTCATCTACTCTACTACACATTAACAGATAAAATCCCCTGTTGAAACAACATGGctaattatattgtttttgctgtgaATTGAAGACTTTCTAGTTTTATATCAAAACATGGATTTCAGACGAAAAGGTcaaaatttcagcttttatgttTTGGCATTTACACCTCAGTACATTTTTCGACATAAAAAACAGCACTTTTTGTATGGGACCCACGTCACCgcttccaaaagtattggacaTGTATTTCTTGTTACCCAAGGGTGACCTTTGAGActcattttcaaacaataaatagcttTAAATGACCACTTATAACTTTACATTTGATCTGTGTGAAGACCAAAGAGCTATGAATGGGGAGAAAGACATTTTGAATCTGAGAAAGAGTGTAAAACAACCTTAGGTGACGCACAAACAATGGGCATGAAGCCAATTTATAGCCAATGTCCTGAAAAAGAATATATTATACTTTACGCGGGACCGTTTTACGTAATAAATATAAAGTGCATTCTGTCCATATTACTTCTGTACCTTTGCTTAACAACATTACCAACAACAAACATCTTCCACCACTTATCTAGAGGAATCTAGCTTCCTCTAAAGGCTCTGTTGAAGGATAAGTCTGGTTCCAAATTGCATGTTACTCGAGCTACTAATACCATCCGTTAAATTATTTCAGATAGGAAATGTGAAAGCACCAATGTACCAAACATTGCACTTAGTTGTTACCTTCCACTGTTACTGTGAAGTAATGGACAGCTTCCCCCAGTGGGTTCTTTGCCTTGCACATGTACTTCCCACTGTCTTCCTGCTCAACTCTGGGCACAATCAGCTGTTTCCCATGATTCTCTAGTATTGCTTTAACAGGAAGTTGGTGACCAATCTTCACCCAATCAACCTGTGGAGTTGGActtagggaaaaaaagagacaacgtaacatttttgacaaaaaattCATATCAATTTGTAAAAAAGGCCCGCGATGTCTATTTCTACTGTTGCAACAAATCTCTGATCTTTAAAGCAAATAGCttgaatgatttattttgtttaaggggaaatgttttttaatgtgtaaatgtgtaaaaaacgATAAAATATGGTAAAAGATTTTACTCACAATCCTTCAGCAATGCACTCCAATTTTAAGTCCTCTCCTTTGACTAGCTGTGTCTCTGATTTAACACCAGAGGGAGTCAGAAGTGATGGTCTTCTCTCCAAGATTGCATTAGCTAGTTAAACACAGCAGAGAATTAATATTTTGATGGAAATCAAATGTGAAATGGCTTGTGACCATTATATgttgtttacacatttataatGATAGTTGTCTATGCATCACACTTACCATTTTCAGGATTCATGTCACTTTTTTCTGAAATGGAGGTGGATGAGACAAAAGCACGATGAACATGATGACAATGTGGATGCATTGTGACAAACATCACCAAGATcaaaaccacaacacaaaaaactaagACGATACAAGACAGTGTGACACTCCGGTGGTTTTTGAAGTGTTGCTATGAGCATGGATATCAATGAGCATGTTGGAAATGATCAGTGctctgaaaacaaatcaaaatttgCATCATTGTGCTGGTTTTAGAGAAAAACTATGCTTGTGTGAAGACAAAGAAGCCTGGACGAGACCTACTTGTCTGGACGACAACAGACATGGCAGTTTTCTGAACGATGGTTCGTATTCTTGGGAAGGCAGCGAAGCAGCAGTAGTCCCGCCTGCTGTCCTTCTCCACCGCATGAGAGAAGTAAAGGTCTCCATTCAAGCCCATAGACACCCTATCATCCTGTTCGATATGCTGCAAGTCTGAGGACAGAAAGAGGATTGTTAACTTTGGTCATCTGTCTTAAAACCAGAATATTGGTCATCTAAGGGGAATTTTGACATtgactgtatttaaatacaattttgatGAACTTCGGatggaaaaacattatttaatacaCATTATTTCATTGCATTTATCTGACATCCATGGCTATTAGTGACTTGTCaagcatttctttatttcttataAAGGTTAACCATCTTTATGGCTTGTGGCTGTTTGTAAAATAGCACTGTCTGCCTCTGGCCTTTTCACAAATCCAAATCCAGAGTTACATTGTAGCAGTTATATTGAAGATGTAATTGTCTTTCTAAACCTTTCACTCAAAGAACTAGGACATAATTTGTAATAACGTTTCCCAGTGATAGGAAAGATTAGACAAAAGCACGAAcaactttttgtaattttgtaccagaattcagtttctctttttttattaaattaaaaatcttgTTATGAGGCTGACCCATGGAGAAGAATCACTGGAAAATactacatatgtgtgtgtcatcagcagTATAAATGTAAAAGGGTCATGGGGCAGTGTTGAGTCATTTATTCACATTCCCACAAAAGCCGTCCAAATGTACTACATGTACGAATGTTGAGATCACCAGTGgaaaaaatacacttaaataaAACAGTCTATCACAAGTAATAATTGTCTTGTATTTTGACATTAATTGTACATAGCCTACTGTTATTTGATAATAAGTATGATGTATCTACTTACTGATGGTCATCCAGTAGATCTGCAAAGGTGGTATTCCCTTAGGTgggtcacattttaaaataaaaggctgGCCTTCCTCTACCAGGACAGGATCAAGTGTTTCTTTAGGAAACTTGGGAACATCTAGAAAAATGTGCGGGTACAGGACATAAGAAATGAGCCACAAAATAAACTT
This genomic interval from Channa argus isolate prfri chromosome 5, Channa argus male v1.0, whole genome shotgun sequence contains the following:
- the chl1b gene encoding neural cell adhesion molecule L1-like protein isoform X12, with protein sequence MRKQRSLGLVAVLCLITCICAFQSSTAIDIPLEVLGHVNIEQLPTITAQSPSSLIAFPFDESFSVTCEAKGNPEPEFRWTKNGQEFDPSLDPRLMKEENSGTFVIPNNGNLTEYQGTYRCYASNKQGTALSKEIEFIVPHVPKFPKETLDPVLVEEGQPFILKCDPPKGIPPLQIYWMTINLQHIEQDDRVSMGLNGDLYFSHAVEKDSRRDYCCFAAFPRIRTIVQKTAMSVVVQTKKSDMNPENANAILERRPSLLTPSGVKSETQLVKGEDLKLECIAEGFPTPQVDWVKIGHQLPVKAILENHGKQLIVPRVEQEDSGKYMCKAKNPLGEAVHYFTVTVEEPPEWVFEPESQLSMIGSDVYIKCSARGTPQPTVAWRVNGVPLQEAPASNRRVFGDTIVLHNAKASDSAVYQCEASNRHGNLLANANIMIMNLPPMILTKEGEDYSAVEGKGVMMHCKVFSSPPSTITWSIEDSSESVEGPRFTVHDNGSLEIYSTEKGDTGQYTCLAKNTEGTSAIDAMLYVKDPTRIAVAPEDQQILIGTRAQLSCLAEYDKSFSNDFELLWEKDDMEIALNYTENSRYIVEDGILLIINVSHRDQGVYTCVARTPVDQDTASALLMVLDVPDAPEDLVLSDHKSRSVKLKWIPGDDHNSSTTEFIIEYEESQWEPGNWKELLRVPGNHNSAVLKLHGHVDYRLRVFGINAVGRGPPSEPTERYKTPPAAPDKNPENIKIEGHLPHEMDINWEPLLPIEHNGPGLEYKVSYRRQDMEEDWQEHMVKRHSFVVKNTPTFVPYEIKIQARNNQGWGPEPRIVTGYSGEDFPSAAPDNVAVEVMNSSVVKVSWTRVRKDKLHGHLGGYRINWWRLRSLVDSKKSHGDKHTLTFPGDRNHAIVPGLTPFSEYSLIVMTFNGRGNGPGSHPVNFKTQEGVPEKNPVFRVTDVQKHTVSLAWAPPVEPNGILTGYLLEYQLSVRRVEFNDTEEVGPLQTVDISNPDTTNWILPDLEPVSKYKFYLRSCTTVGCGPVISEECTTTLETTSTVASTVGTSKSASPSPPSTPKSPVTKPTRSTIGLASIHGGISTQGWFIGLMCAIALLTLIVLIACFVNRNKGGKYSVKEKEDLHPDVESQGMNDDTFCEYSDNDEKPLKGSQHSLSREIKAGDSGDSLVDYGDEDAQFNEDGSFIGEYSGRKEKREKRVSAEIKATVQTPA
- the chl1b gene encoding neural cell adhesion molecule L1-like protein isoform X10; this translates as MRKQRSLGLVAVLCLITCICAFQSSTAIDIPLEVLGHVNIEQLPTITAQSPSSLIAFPFDESFSVTCEAKGNPEPEFRWTKNGQEFDPSLDPRLMKEENSGTFVIPNNGNLTEYQGTYRCYASNKQGTALSKEIEFIVPHVPKFPKETLDPVLVEEGQPFILKCDPPKGIPPLQIYWMTINLQHIEQDDRVSMGLNGDLYFSHAVEKDSRRDYCCFAAFPRIRTIVQKTAMSVVVQTKKSDMNPENANAILERRPSLLTPSGVKSETQLVKGEDLKLECIAEGFPTPQVDWVKIGHQLPVKAILENHGKQLIVPRVEQEDSGKYMCKAKNPLGEAVHYFTVTVEEPPEWVFEPESQLSMIGSDVYIKCSARGTPQPTVAWRVNGVPLQEAPASNRRVFGDTIVLHNAKASDSAVYQCEASNRHGNLLANANIMIMNLPPMILTKEGEDYSAVEGKGVMMHCKVFSSPPSTITWSIEDSSESVEGPRFTVHDNGSLEIYSTEKGDTGQYTCLAKNTEGTSAIDAMLYVKDPTRIAVAPEDQQILIGTRAQLSCLAEYDKSFSNDFELLWEKDDMEIALNYTENSRYIVEDGILLIINVSHRDQGVYTCVARTPVDQDTASALLMVLDVPDAPEDLVLSDHKSRSVKLKWIPGDDHNSSTTEFIIEYEESQWEPGNWKELLRVPGNHNSAVLKLHGHVDYRLRVFGINAVGRGPPSEPTERYKTPPAAPDKNPENIKIEGHLPHEMDINWEPLLPIEHNGPGLEYKVSYRRQDMEEDWQEHMVKRHSFVVKNTPTFVPYEIKIQARNNQGWGPEPRIVTGYSGEDFPSAAPDNVAVEVMNSSVVKVSWTRVRKDKLHGHLGGYRINWWRLRSLVDSKKSHGDKHTLTFPGDRNHAIVPGLTPFSEYSLIVMTFNGRGNGPGSHPVNFKTQEGVPEKNPVFRVTDVQKHTVSLAWAPPVEPNGILTGYLLEYQLSVRRVEFNDTEEVGPLQTVDISNPDTTNWILPDLEPVSKYKFYLRSCTTVGCGPVISEECTTTLETTSTVASTVGTIPALLNVSSAVSDSFANISWIWRGEHIEFYIAYMNNRLASIHGGISTQGWFIGLMCAIALLTLIVLIACFVNRNKGGKYSVKEKEDLHPDVESQGMNDDTFCEYSDNDEKPLKGSQHSLSREIKAGDSGDSLVDYGDEDAQFNEDGSFIGEYSGRKEKREKRVSAEIKATVQTPA
- the chl1b gene encoding neural cell adhesion molecule L1-like protein isoform X8, encoding MRKQRSLGLVAVLCLITCICAFQSSTAIDIPLEVLGHVNIEQLPTITAQSPSSLIAFPFDESFSVTCEAKGNPEPEFRWTKNGQEFDPSLDPRLMKEENSGTFVIPNNGNLTEYQGTYRCYASNKQGTALSKEIEFIVPHVPKFPKETLDPVLVEEGQPFILKCDPPKGIPPLQIYWMTINLQHIEQDDRVSMGLNGDLYFSHAVEKDSRRDYCCFAAFPRIRTIVQKTAMSVVVQTKKSDMNPENANAILERRPSLLTPSGVKSETQLVKGEDLKLECIAEGFPTPQVDWVKIGHQLPVKAILENHGKQLIVPRVEQEDSGKYMCKAKNPLGEAVHYFTVTVEEPPEWVFEPESQLSMIGSDVYIKCSARGTPQPTVAWRVNGVPLQEAPASNRRVFGDTIVLHNAKASDSAVYQCEASNRHGNLLANANIMIMNLPPMILTKEGEDYSAVEGKGVMMHCKVFSSPPSTITWSIEDSSESVEGPRFTVHDNGSLEIYSTEKGDTGQYTCLAKNTEGTSAIDAMLYVKDPTRIAVAPEDQQILIGTRAQLSCLAEYDKSFSNDFELLWEKDDMEIALNYTENSRYIVEDGILLIINVSHRDQGVYTCVARTPVDQDTASALLMVLDVPDAPEDLVLSDHKSRSVKLKWIPGDDHNSSTTEFIIEYEESQWEPGNWKELLRVPGNHNSAVLKLHGHVDYRLRVFGINAVGRGPPSEPTERYKTPPAAPDKNPENIKIEGHLPHEMDINWEPLLPIEHNGPGLEYKVSYRRQDMEEDWQEHMVKRHSFVVKNTPTFVPYEIKIQARNNQGWGPEPRIVTGYSGEDFPSAAPDNVAVEVMNSSVVKVSWTRVRKDKLHGHLGGYRINWWRLRSLVDSKKSHGDKHTLTFPGDRNHAIVPGLTPFSEYSLIVMTFNGRGNGPGSHPVNFKTQEGVPEKNPVFRVTDVQKHTVSLAWAPPVEPNGILTGYLLEYQLSVRRVEFNDTEEVGPLQTVDISNPDTTNWILPDLEPVSKYKFYLRSCTTVGCGPVISEECTTTLETIPALLNVSSAVSDSFANISWIWRGEHIEFYIAYMNNREGFWKITETLNTSKTFHIIDRLEPGTEYSVRLIPYRWVDNSSIFEDVITTRSAGLASIHGGISTQGWFIGLMCAIALLTLIVLIACFVNRNKGGKYSVKEKEDLHPDVESQGMNDDTFCEYSDNDEKPLKGSQHSLSREIKAGDSGDSLVDYGDEDAQFNEDGSFIGEYSGRKEKREKRVSAEIKATVQTPA